GCTATCATACTGTGTTCTATTTTGAGCTAAACATGTTGACATCTAATAcaacttgtatatatatgtataccctGCTGGGATTGACGTGAAGTCCTCAGAAAGGGTTTCAATGATTGGACagcataattatgcaaattgatgCAAGTTTACATATGTATACGtttatactagtatgtatgaTACGCCAtaacagggcgccctcacactagatgtcaactacatgtatgtagtatttCAAAAGTTTACATATGTATACGTTTACACTAGTGTGTCTGGTATGCTGTgacagagcgccctcacactAGATATCAACTATGTAGTGTTGCAAGTGTTATGTCTATGTTTATACTTTCTTATAATACACTTTTTGCCAACCAATCAGATTGAACCTTTTTAAAAAGCTTCATATTATATTACACCCCCTGCTGTGTGTTCCTTTCATACTATTATTACACTGACATGTCACCTAAACTTGTGTTGTGTCTCAGCTATGCAGTTCTTGCTCTATTTGCAACAATGTTACGATATATGATAGACACATAAATAAGAAGTAATAAAATGACGAATAAGTCGTCCATGAAGCCAAGAATTCCAAAAACTGCTTCTGGAATAATGTCTAAAGGTGAGATGAAGTATAGAATGGCTGCCAGTAAACATAGCAATATACGTAATCTAAACATCCAGACCAAACCACCTAGAGAGAAGAATTCCCCCCAGGCATGTCGTAATAGTGTTGGTAAATCTCGTATGTAATCCATGATCTGgaagaaaaaataatacaaatgtaatatataaattGATAGGTAAAGTATGAATATAACGTACGTGTAATTCATATGAGCTAAAAATAGATTTGTGGACATACTAGTTTGGAGTATAAGTATAGTTTACAATCTCTCCCGAGGTCAGacgtttttatttgtttttgaagGTCTGTGATTTAATTACAGTGCTGAGGATTATTTACAGAGTTGAGTTTTAGTTACAGGTCTGTTTCTTACTTACTTACAGGTCTGTGTTTCAGTTACAGGGCTGAGATTCAGTTACATATACATGACTGTTTGGGTTTAATTTACAGGTCTGTGTTTCACTTTCAGGTCTGTGTTTTACTTTCATGTCTGcattttactttcatgtttCAGTGTGTTTTACTCACAGGACtgttttttactgttttttacTGACAGGACCATTGTTTTACTTACAGGTCTGGGTTCTCCTGAAAAGCGTCTATTGTAATCATAGACATCTTGTAATCTAGCTCTACCTTCTTCTGATTCTCTCTCTTCTTCTGAAAAGTCGGCAAACAACATTGTCACCTGCAAATAAACGACAACCAACCAGGCAACATTAGTTACAATTCATTTTGTGCACATCTTAGTAACTTAGCCTTTTTATGGATATGTTAATTTACACTCACAGAGGTTGTTGTAGTCAATTAGAGAGGTTTCATACACCCTATCAAACACTAGTCGACATgtagttactatacatgtagatgttttCATTTCTACTATAATAtttgttctctctctctctctctctctctctctctctctctctctctctctctctctctctctctctctctctctctctctctctctctctctctctctctctctctctctctctctctctctctctctctctctctctcaggtgGTTGCTATCGCTTCATTCAGTTTACAACAAACTCAAACTAATCACAGAAAACTTTACCTGTTGTCTGCATACAGGACAGTGTACAGCTCCAAGCCATGATCCATGTCTCCAGTAGGTAATTATACAATTGGctatgataaaaaaatataccaCATTGTCATTCAGTGCTCATgtacaaaacatgtactttgacTCCACAATGGCTGACATTGTCACGCAGTGCTCACTTCAACAATGGCTTCGTATATTTCATGAAGTTCATCAAACAAGCttcaatgtaatgtatataacATTCCATTTTACAAATTGTCCTGATAAAAGAACCCTCTAACATGTTAAGTGCCAAAGTGAGTAGTCTGGGTATTTACACCTATGcctgtgtttttttttgctgtATGGTCATTTGCATACAGCTGCTGAGACCACCACATGCAATTATCCCAAATATGCCATATTACTATAGGCTTACTGAAATTTATGATCATAACATTATATTCCATATTCAATTCAAACATTAATTTGGTATTTGGTGGTgcttttaccccccccccccccctccctctcccccaCCCCCTGTGTTCTTACAGGTTGGTCAATGCCACTTTATAGCATACAGTAAACATCCATAATTTATATCAGTTGTAAACTTACATATTTACAACTTACCACAGAACACATGTCCACAGTTTGTTTCTGTTGGAAACTGTGCATCTTGTAAACAAACAGGACAACTGGTATCTACAGTGTATCTCCTCTGTGGTCTAGGTATTCCATTGGTAGCACCATGTGTTGTATCATTCTCGTTGATACCAAGCTGACGACGAGCATTACGAACTCGTTCTTGGTTTTCAGGATGGATTTGTTGGTTTCTACTTTGGGTCctataacaaaaaacaaaagacaTAAAGTGTCTGTAATCTGGTTATTGATACATAGTTTATCAAATgataattcatacatacatttgtagcaggAAAGAAGGAATGTGACAAAACGCTACATGTGGATAattatacaagtcatgtacatgtacatttgtatataaatatagttcatacatgtatgcttaAAAACCCAGAGGtaactaataataatgatattgccTTCCATAAGGGTTGTTCCTAAACCCTTTGCtagtacatgtgtgtatatatagataCACTGCATCACATTAACATGTTGTTTAATTACCAAAAACTattatttatattgaaatattgtacatttgtaatatcaaGGTATgtaaaaattacatgaaatttgaagattgccACCACACATccaatgcagacatcaaaacccTGGCACCCATGTTTCTGTGTCTCGTTacaatatgtttatataatttatttatttcatttagactaaatgtagcaagacatttcaatcttgctatctcaaagtgtagaatgtacagttGGTGTGCCGCGGtgtgtatcaaacagagccagttaATAGTAATCAGTGAAACAGGCAGTGCATGGATGATACAAATTGTTTCTGATTGGCCAAAGTCTTGCAGGGAGCAAGGTGTGAAAccctgtatatataatatgtatacatggGATCCTGGTAAGGATAAAGGTTGTTATGCAAGGGATGTTATCATGTGCTAATTGTGAACAGTGGCAccatggattgtatgttccTTATAGAGTccaggaagtataaagggttaTACCATATTGTACAAAGGTTGGTATGGGACAGGGGTATTCATTGTAAAATGTTTTCAGtgctacattgtacatctacatttacatctacaaatgtacatgtactatatgtattttaactgtgtgatgacatcacattcaaaatgtacacactttaTTTCCTCCAGCATACATGGAACTGCTATATCTGTACATAGGGCAGTATATAAATTCTATCAAATTTCCACAATCTGTTACCACGGTAACCCTTTAAAATAATGGCTACATAAATATGAATCTGATCAGATTTTCATCTCAGTAATTTATACCCACGGGAATTTTAAATCTTAGTAACACGGTCAGTCAACTCATTCAGattatgttttatattataaTGAAACTGTGACATCATTATTCATCCAAGCTTACAATTCTACAAATTGATATTGCAGACAGGATATATAAATAGACACATCTAGTTTGACAGCTAGCAAAGGACAAAGGTAATCAGCATCTATTATTCCTAAAGAAGAGTTGCATCATTACAGGAGTACAGTACAGTCCACGTTTGAATGTGTTTCTTTTTGTTTCTAATAAAGatctacatacattgtaccgGTACATCCATATGTAGATAGACTTACTGCAAACAAATTCATTTTGACATATAATAATTTGGTGGAATAACAATTTAGATTGTTTGACACATTTAGGACACTTCCATTTGCAGACAGTGCAAGAAGAAAGTAGACACTAGTTGTATAAATAACTCAATGATGTCAAGTTGGCCCACCACTCATTCACAACACctacattgtaaatatacaaatataacaagtcattgaaaatgacacagtccccgctatgattgggttttaaggaactggcagtttatgttgtcattttcaaacctggttaatacTGTTTGTCCTCATATGGttatttttgatatcactactctgatcacgcaacaacacttgttaACCTaaaccaggcagccatattggatcgtatcacaatgaaaatgaatatgcacatgcatgtcatagaacactgtgctaataccaactttgaatgagatctgttcaagcatgtctgagttatggctttggacagggaaaattcgcaaacaaaatggctgctaggtggccatattggattgtatcataaaacaaatttacgtgcatatgtatgccatagcatgttcccccagtaccaagtttgaaaaaaatcggtccaggcatctccaagaaacggctctggatggacggacggacggacagacggaatcCAATCCATAAATCCCCGTCCGGACTTTGTCTGGAGGGGACTAACAACTTGTACTTGTATGTTAGCAGGACTTGTATCTGTCCAAATGACTTTTGTGCATACATGTAAACCTAACATAAATTGAGTGCCCCTGTAGAATTTAATTTTCTCTAGGAAGTGGGTGATTTGTAGAGTTACAGTTTGGCCAATGTTGGACTATGGCTTGATTGCTTCATCTTTACCCCTATTTCCTTCCCATATTGTTTCTtcttaaattattttgtttctggACTGAGCACCTCTTTTTATGAGGCTCATCTCTTTCTATGGGACTCACTCCTGAAACAACCATATATGAAGAAAAGTGagataaataaatcaattaatcTGCTTAAAGTAGACTTAGAGTGCAGTTTGGCAGATTAAATGATTGatttgatgtcatcatttttagatacatgtacaatgtagtatgtacaCTAAACCATTGACAATGACATTCATATTGTATACAAACTGAACATACACGAACACCATATCAATATTAGTAAGGTACATGTGCAGTGATTACAGTTTTCACTTCATAGCCTTCACTTGAGATTTGCTATTTACAATGATGCTGTTCTTTCATATGAACAACTGAAAGCTAAATCTCTGGGCTACTTGAatgtatttcaatcaatcaatcaatcaatcaatcaatcaatcaagtaaacgagcaaacaaacaatcaatcaatcaatcaatcaaaagattTTGTGTAGCACAAAAATCCAATACACCAATGTTCTGTGGCACTAAACAGGAAGGTTGTATATCAC
The Glandiceps talaboti chromosome 6, keGlaTala1.1, whole genome shotgun sequence genome window above contains:
- the LOC144436634 gene encoding E3 ubiquitin-protein ligase RNF170-like gives rise to the protein MSKMTNPESGTIFEGVGDEVVHSVVLVICALLTLAAVMWRTQSRNQQIHPENQERVRNARRQLGINENDTTHGATNGIPRPQRRYTVDTSCPVCLQDAQFPTETNCGHVFCANCIITYWRHGSWLGAVHCPVCRQQVTMLFADFSEEERESEEGRARLQDVYDYNRRFSGEPRPIMDYIRDLPTLLRHAWGEFFSLGGLVWMFRLRILLCLLAAILYFISPLDIIPEAVFGILGFMDDLFVILLLLIYVSIIYRNIVANRARTA